The Zestosphaera sp. genome has a window encoding:
- a CDS encoding 50S ribosomal protein L18 codes for MARGPTYKVPYRRRREGKTNYYKRYRMIKSGRLVRAVIRKTNTQIIVQIMKFSVNGDEVIVGVSSKSLRKYGWLGDLNNTPAAYLTGLLAGVLAVKKNVDEVIPDIGLHKASKGARVFAAIKGLLDAGVKVPVSEEVVPSQERIEGQHIAEYARKLSFENEDLFRRYFGEYIKRGLDPRNLPQHFKEVREKILKVLSSGEET; via the coding sequence TTGGCTCGCGGACCGACATATAAGGTTCCTTACAGGAGGAGAAGAGAAGGTAAGACAAACTATTATAAGCGCTACAGGATGATAAAGTCAGGAAGATTAGTAAGAGCAGTCATAAGGAAAACCAACACACAAATAATAGTTCAGATAATGAAGTTTTCTGTAAACGGGGATGAGGTTATAGTAGGGGTGAGTAGCAAGTCTCTGCGTAAGTATGGATGGTTAGGAGACTTGAATAACACGCCAGCAGCTTACTTGACTGGATTGCTAGCTGGGGTTTTAGCTGTTAAGAAGAACGTGGATGAAGTAATCCCTGATATAGGACTTCATAAAGCGTCAAAAGGTGCTCGCGTGTTTGCTGCCATAAAGGGCCTGCTAGATGCTGGTGTTAAAGTCCCGGTATCTGAGGAAGTTGTGCCTTCTCAAGAAAGGATTGAAGGTCAGCACATAGCAGAGTATGCTAGAAAACTCTCTTTTGAGAACGAAGACTTGTTCAGGAGGTATTTTGGAGAATACATTAAGAGAGGTCTTGACCCCCGTAACCTACCTCAACACTTTAAAGAAGTACGTGAGAAGATACTAAAGGTCCTTTCTTCAGGTGAAGAGACATGA
- a CDS encoding 50S ribosomal protein L30, translating into MSTLYVIIRLRGLSGVSPDVAETLRKLRLTRKYTAVIYPKNPSIEGMLAVVKDWVTWGEIDEKTLKELLVRRGRLVGNKPITEEFIKEKFSMNIDNFVKALIEGKLQLHKLDDFIKPVFRLHPPKGGFKKSTRKPLGSDGELGYRGSEINKLLLRMM; encoded by the coding sequence ATGAGCACGCTATACGTGATAATCAGGCTGAGAGGTCTTAGCGGAGTCTCTCCAGATGTTGCTGAGACTCTAAGGAAGCTTAGATTAACTAGGAAGTATACGGCCGTAATCTATCCTAAGAATCCTTCTATTGAAGGAATGTTAGCTGTAGTGAAGGATTGGGTTACTTGGGGAGAGATAGACGAGAAAACGCTTAAAGAATTGTTAGTGAGGCGTGGTAGGCTGGTAGGTAATAAGCCGATTACGGAAGAATTCATTAAAGAGAAATTTAGTATGAACATAGACAATTTCGTGAAAGCTTTAATTGAGGGTAAGCTACAGCTACATAAACTTGACGACTTCATAAAGCCCGTATTCAGGCTTCACCCCCCTAAGGGAGGCTTCAAGAAGAGCACTAGGAAGCCGTTAGGTAGTGACGGGGAGTTAGGGTATAGAGGCTCTGAAATAAATAAACTTCTGCTGAGAATGATGTAA
- a CDS encoding 50S ribosomal protein L19e, protein MSDLSLQKRLAAEILKVGVSRVRIDPTRIEDVESALTKEDIRKLIENGVIWAEQAKGNSRGRWKELHEKRKRGHRRGYGKRKGSRKSRSDTEEIYVYTARKLRRYLRWLRDEEVIDRKTYRVLYSRVKGGMFRNLSDLKRHLTELGIKVR, encoded by the coding sequence ATGAGTGATTTAAGTTTGCAGAAGAGGTTAGCAGCCGAGATTCTGAAGGTCGGTGTGTCTAGAGTCAGGATAGACCCTACGAGAATAGAAGACGTAGAGTCGGCGCTGACTAAAGAAGATATTAGGAAGTTGATAGAGAACGGCGTCATCTGGGCTGAGCAAGCCAAAGGGAATTCTAGGGGTAGGTGGAAGGAGCTACACGAAAAGAGGAAGAGGGGTCATAGGAGAGGGTATGGAAAGAGAAAAGGTAGTAGGAAGTCTAGAAGCGATACAGAAGAAATCTATGTCTATACTGCTAGGAAGCTCAGAAGGTACTTGAGGTGGTTAAGAGATGAGGAAGTAATTGATAGAAAAACATACAGAGTTTTATACTCTCGAGTTAAGGGAGGGATGTTTAGAAACCTCTCAGACCTTAAGAGGCACTTAACTGAGTTAGGTATAAAGGTGAGGTGA
- a CDS encoding 50S ribosomal protein L32e translates to MSSTSRKLRLIKSKRRIRFLRHQWWKFWKFVNDLKWRRPKGIDNPMRLRLKGVPPRPSSGFGTPREIRGLHPSGLRPVVVHNVKELESLNPSEVIVYVGRTVGKRKRAEIINKARELGILVANEGVKQ, encoded by the coding sequence TTGAGCAGTACTAGTAGGAAGTTAAGGCTAATAAAGAGTAAGCGGAGGATTAGGTTCTTAAGACATCAGTGGTGGAAGTTCTGGAAATTCGTTAATGATTTGAAGTGGAGGAGACCTAAAGGAATAGATAATCCTATGCGGTTGAGACTTAAGGGGGTGCCTCCGAGGCCTTCGTCCGGGTTCGGCACTCCTAGAGAGATAAGAGGACTTCACCCATCAGGTCTGAGGCCGGTAGTAGTGCATAACGTTAAAGAGCTTGAGTCTTTAAATCCTTCAGAAGTGATAGTGTACGTAGGCAGGACGGTAGGCAAGCGTAAGAGAGCTGAAATAATCAATAAAGCAAGAGAGTTAGGTATCTTAGTAGCAAATGAGGGTGTGAAGCAATGA
- a CDS encoding 30S ribosomal protein S5: MSEALSEWIPKTKLGKMVKEGRISSIKEIFDQNLTIREPEIVDYLLPNLKHEVLDVAIVQKQTDAGEVSKFRVVVVLGNFDGYIGLGVGKAKQIRQAIDKAIREAKLNITPVRRGCGSWVCSCTDPHSVPFKIEGKSGSVRIMLAPAPKGTGLVAGDVAKVILRYAGIRDVWSWSKGETRTTINFAYAAFDALRKTYKFVTSYDWVRGSS, translated from the coding sequence ATGAGCGAAGCTTTAAGTGAGTGGATCCCGAAGACTAAATTAGGTAAGATGGTTAAGGAAGGCAGGATATCGAGTATCAAAGAAATATTTGATCAGAACCTTACAATCAGAGAGCCTGAGATTGTTGATTATCTGCTACCTAACCTCAAGCACGAAGTTCTCGACGTAGCCATAGTTCAGAAACAGACTGACGCCGGCGAAGTAAGTAAGTTTAGGGTTGTCGTAGTTTTAGGTAATTTCGACGGGTACATAGGCTTAGGAGTTGGTAAAGCTAAACAGATAAGACAAGCGATAGATAAGGCTATTAGAGAAGCTAAGCTAAACATAACGCCTGTGAGGAGAGGTTGTGGGAGTTGGGTGTGTTCTTGTACAGACCCTCATAGCGTGCCGTTCAAGATAGAAGGTAAGAGTGGGTCTGTCAGGATAATGTTAGCTCCTGCGCCAAAGGGCACCGGACTCGTCGCGGGTGATGTAGCTAAGGTTATCTTAAGGTATGCAGGGATAAGGGACGTGTGGTCTTGGTCTAAGGGCGAGACAAGAACTACTATAAACTTTGCTTACGCGGCATTCGACGCTTTAAGAAAGACTTACAAGTTTGTAACCTCGTATGACTGGGTTAGGGGTAGTTCTTGA
- a CDS encoding adenylate kinase → MAGKLRVVVVVGVAGVGKSTVLSHARRVLEDEGYAVETLNYGDFMLKYVVEKGICRSRDEIRSLPLSEQRRVQSLVAKEMREYIDSLPLKYSERDVVVFVDTHAVIKTATGFWPGLPEYVIKELRPDTIVVVEADPQSIIQRQSKDSSRYRKDYSDVELVKEVMSFIRMFSVASATLVGASVNIVRNEEGRADEAGRSLAELVKGL, encoded by the coding sequence GTGGCGGGTAAGTTAAGAGTAGTTGTCGTAGTTGGGGTAGCAGGAGTTGGCAAATCTACTGTGCTCTCGCATGCTAGGAGGGTTCTTGAAGATGAAGGGTACGCGGTTGAGACACTAAATTACGGAGACTTCATGCTAAAGTACGTGGTTGAGAAAGGTATATGTAGGAGCAGAGACGAAATACGGAGTCTCCCCTTAAGTGAGCAGAGGAGAGTTCAGTCTCTAGTAGCTAAGGAGATGAGGGAATATATAGACTCTCTACCTCTCAAGTATTCAGAGAGGGATGTTGTGGTTTTTGTAGACACCCATGCTGTCATTAAGACAGCTACTGGTTTTTGGCCTGGTCTACCAGAATACGTTATTAAAGAGTTGAGACCAGACACTATAGTCGTGGTTGAGGCGGACCCTCAATCAATAATACAGAGGCAGAGTAAAGACTCAAGCAGGTACAGGAAAGACTATAGTGATGTGGAGTTAGTTAAGGAGGTCATGAGTTTCATAAGAATGTTTTCCGTGGCTAGCGCCACGTTAGTAGGAGCGTCTGTGAATATTGTGAGGAATGAAGAAGGCAGAGCTGATGAGGCGGGCAGGTCCTTAGCTGAGCTAGTTAAGGGGTTGTGA
- the secY gene encoding preprotein translocase subunit SecY, translating to MGALSWLARIGEYVPSTPKPARKPELGRRLLYTFLVLLAFYIMSSTYAFPLSAYPHLQGIQLPTLINVIFASQSGSLTQLGIGPLVTAGLIIQILVGAKLIDLDLTDPEDRKLFTQSQKGLALLIAIVEGLGFALYYRLNMFLTAALFLQFLAGALILMVLDEAMQKGYGIGSGVSLFILAGIARTILWSIFAPVIISGTNQYYGIIPYMISVLQGGALDINRLVFGIIVTSSGNLTAPSLLGLIAFFVLVIVIVYLQDMKVNIPITSHRMPGVKSGMPLQFLYVSNIPILLVGILFSDMILFYRLASSYLAGIPWLVDAFSTAVHYLNPPSTMLEIIVDPVRVSIYAVLLVTLAVLFGLMWVEVAGLNPSAQAENLAKSGLLIPGHRSNPKAFEVVLSKYIYPLAILSSIIVALITLVADIFGVYSSGMGILLAVGILQQFYAQITYERALEAYPLLKRLLGE from the coding sequence GTGGGCGCGCTGTCTTGGTTAGCTAGGATTGGTGAGTACGTGCCTTCAACTCCCAAGCCTGCTAGGAAGCCTGAGCTAGGTAGGAGACTCTTATATACTTTTTTGGTTCTGCTAGCTTTCTACATAATGTCTTCAACTTACGCATTCCCACTGTCTGCGTACCCGCATCTCCAGGGTATACAGCTACCGACTTTAATAAACGTCATATTTGCGTCGCAAAGCGGTTCTCTAACACAGTTAGGTATAGGTCCTTTAGTGACGGCTGGTTTGATTATACAGATACTTGTCGGTGCTAAACTCATTGACTTAGACTTAACAGACCCTGAGGATAGGAAGCTGTTTACTCAGAGCCAGAAGGGCTTGGCACTCTTAATAGCTATTGTAGAGGGTCTTGGATTTGCTCTCTACTACAGACTGAACATGTTCTTGACTGCAGCTCTCTTTCTTCAGTTCTTGGCTGGCGCCTTAATATTGATGGTTCTTGACGAAGCTATGCAGAAGGGGTATGGCATAGGCTCTGGTGTTAGCTTGTTTATTCTAGCAGGGATCGCTAGAACTATATTGTGGTCTATATTTGCGCCTGTCATTATCTCAGGAACTAATCAGTATTACGGCATAATACCCTATATGATAAGTGTTCTTCAGGGAGGAGCTCTAGACATAAACAGGTTGGTATTCGGTATAATAGTGACTAGTTCCGGCAACCTTACAGCGCCGTCTTTATTGGGACTCATAGCGTTTTTCGTGTTGGTTATTGTTATAGTGTATCTGCAAGACATGAAAGTTAATATTCCGATAACCTCACACAGGATGCCCGGCGTTAAGTCTGGGATGCCACTACAGTTCCTTTACGTGAGTAACATACCTATACTGCTAGTCGGTATTCTCTTCTCAGACATGATACTCTTCTATAGACTTGCTTCATCTTATCTTGCCGGAATTCCGTGGTTAGTAGATGCCTTCAGTACCGCAGTGCATTATCTTAATCCACCGTCTACGATGCTTGAGATAATAGTTGATCCTGTTAGAGTCAGCATATACGCGGTTCTACTCGTGACTCTGGCAGTGCTATTTGGTCTTATGTGGGTAGAGGTAGCTGGTCTTAATCCTTCTGCTCAGGCAGAAAATCTGGCTAAGTCCGGCTTATTGATACCTGGGCACAGAAGCAATCCTAAAGCTTTTGAGGTCGTCTTATCGAAATACATATATCCTCTGGCTATCCTCAGCTCAATAATAGTTGCTTTAATAACTCTGGTTGCCGACATTTTCGGAGTTTACAGTTCTGGCATGGGGATTCTGCTAGCTGTAGGCATACTGCAGCAATTCTATGCTCAGATAACTTACGAGAGAGCTCTTGAGGCGTACCCACTACTTAAGAGATTGCTGGGTGAGTAG
- a CDS encoding uL15 family ribosomal protein yields MVVRKEKKSRKMRGSRTHGYGRVGQHRKAGSRGGRGAAGLHKHKWTWVVKYHPDWFGKHGFKNPNPTIEKEEIRAINLRELSEKVEELIRGGMLKLENNLVVVNLEELGYNKLLGEGNLTRPMKITAPRATKAAIEKVKKAGGDVIVATPSK; encoded by the coding sequence GTGGTGGTGAGGAAAGAAAAGAAGAGTAGAAAGATGAGGGGTAGCAGAACACACGGCTATGGCAGAGTAGGGCAACACAGGAAGGCTGGTAGCAGAGGAGGTAGGGGTGCTGCAGGCTTACACAAGCATAAGTGGACGTGGGTCGTCAAATATCATCCCGACTGGTTTGGCAAGCACGGATTCAAGAATCCTAACCCGACTATAGAGAAAGAAGAGATAAGAGCCATTAATCTCAGGGAACTCTCTGAAAAAGTAGAGGAATTGATTCGAGGAGGCATGCTCAAACTAGAAAACAACTTAGTAGTCGTTAACTTAGAAGAGCTAGGCTATAACAAACTTCTCGGTGAAGGAAACCTAACAAGGCCAATGAAGATAACAGCTCCAAGAGCTACTAAAGCGGCTATAGAGAAGGTTAAAAAAGCCGGTGGAGATGTAATAGTTGCTACGCCATCAAAGTAA